Genomic window (Lutra lutra chromosome 2, mLutLut1.2, whole genome shotgun sequence):
CAACCCCAGGACTAGATGTGACCACCAATGGTCCAGTCACAACCTCAGCCACCAGTATTACAACTGCTGCTGCTGGCACAACCATAGCAGGTGCTACTACTTCGACCCCTGTGACTTCAGCCTCCACTGCTGAACCAGCTGTGCTGACCAGTGTGGGTGAAACAACCACTCAGGCTTCTGGAGCTACAACCCCAGAGGATGAGGCTACCACTGAACCAACAGAAGATACAACCACTGAAGCTCCCACAACTGCACCTGTTGATGCCATAACCCCAACAGCTAaccctacatcctcaccagcagaGTCCACATCTCCAGCTGTGAGTACAACTGCTTCAGCTACAACCACAGTATCTGGAGTAGCAACCAGCACAACCACAGCAGCCTCCACAACTCCAGGAGTTGATGCCACCACAAGTGCCACCACCTTACCTTCAGTCACTGGTACCACATCTCCTTCTGGTGCCACCACAACTGTACCAAGTGCTCCCTCTACTACTGAATCTGGTGTCCTGACCAACAGTGAAGCTACCACCCAGACTCCTGATGCTACAACTCCAGGGGAAGAGGCTACCGCTGAACCAACAGAAGACACAACCACTGAAGCTGCCACAACTGCACCTGCTGATGCCACAACCCCAACAGCTAAccctacatcctcaccagtaGAGTCCACACCTCCAGCTGTGAGTACAACTGCTTCAGCTACAACCACAATAACTGGAGAAGCAACCAGCACAACCATAGCAGCCTCCACAACTCCAGGAGTTGATGCCACCACAAGTGCCACCACCTCATCTTCAGTCACTGGTACCACATCTCCTTCTGGTGCCACCACAACTGTACCAAGTGCTCCCTCTACTACTGAGTCTGGTACCCTGACTAACAGTGAAGCCACCACCCAGACTCCTGATGCTACAACTCCAGGGGAAGAGGCTACCACTGAACCAACAGAAGACACAACCACTGAAGCTGCCACAACTGCACCTGCTGATGCCACAACCCCAACAGCTAAccctacatcctcaccagtaGAGTCCACACCTCCAGCTGTGAGTACAACTGCTTCAGCTACAACCACAATAACTGGAGAAGCAACCAGCACAACCACAGCAGCCTCCACAGCTCCAGGAGTTGATGCCACCACAAGTGCCACCACCTCATCTTCAGTCACTGGTACCACATCTCCTTCTGGTGCCACCACAACTGTACCAAGTGCTCCCTCTACTACTGAATCTGGTATCCTGACCAACAGTGAAGCTACCACCCAGACTCCTGATGCTACAACTCTGGGGGATAAGACCACCACTGTGTCAGCAGATAGAACCACTGCAGCTACCACCGCTCCAGCTGAAGGTGCCACAACCCGTTCAGGTGACTCCACAACCTTAGAAGCCAGCACTACATCTGTTGCTACTACTGAGTCTGGTACCCTGACTAACAGTGAAGCCACCACCCAGACTCCTGATGCTACAACTCCAGGGGAAGAGGCTACCACTGAACCAACAGAAGACACAACCACTGAAGCTGCCACAACTGCACCTGCTGATGCCACAACCCCAACAGCTAAccctacatcctcaccagtaGAGTCCACACCTCCAGCTGTGAGTACAACTGCTTCAGCTACAACCACAATAACTGGAGAAGCAACCAGCACAACCACAGCAGCCTCCACAGCTCCAGGAGTTGATGCCACCACAAGTGCCACCACCTCATCTTCAGTCACTGGTACCACATCTCCTTCTGGTGCCACCACAACTGTACCAAGTGCTCCCTCTACTACTGAATCTGGTGTCCTGACCAACAGTGAAGCTACCACCCAGATTCCTGATGCTACAACTCTGGGGGATAAGACCACCACTGTGTCAGCAGATAGAACCACTGCAGCTACCACCGCTCCAGCTGAAGGTGCCACAACCCGTTCAGGTGACTCCACAACCTTAGAAGCCAGCACTACATCTGTTGCTACTACTGAGTCTGGTACCCTGACTAACAGTGAAGCCACCACCCAGACTCCTGATGCTACAACTCCAGGGGAAGAGGCTACCACTGAACCAACAGAAGACACAACCACTGAAGCTGCCACAACTGCACCTGCTGATGCCACAACCCCAACAGCTAAccctacatcctcaccagtaGAGTCCACACCTCCAGCTGTGAGTACAACTGCTTCAGCTACAACCACAATAACTGGAGAAGCAACCAGCACAACCACAGCAGCCTCCACAGCTCCAGGAGTTGATGCCACCACAAGTGCCACCACCTCATCTTCAGTCACTGGTACCACATCTCCTTCTGGTGCCACCACAACTGTACCAAGTGCTCCCTCTACTACTGAATCTGGTGTCCTGACCAACAGTGAAGCTACCACCCAGATTCCTGATGCTACAACTCTGGGGGATAAGACCACCACTGTGTCAGCAGATAGAACCACTGCAGCTACCACCGCTCCAGCTGAAGGTGCCACAACCCGTTCAGGTGACTCCACAACCTTAGAAGCCAGCACTACATCTGTTGCTACTACTGCAACAGTTACATCATCTGCAACCACAACTCCTATAGCAGCTTCAGTTGCCACAGATGCCACAACTACTGCTAGTATGAGTGTAGCAGTCACCACTACCCCTGCTGAACCTGCTTCTTCAACTATTGAAGCTGCATCTCCAGGGGAGGAGGACACTACTGAATCTTTAGGGACAGCTGCCAGTACAACTCCATCTGGTTCCACTTCCACCACTGTATCTGAAGATTTAACCACTGTACTGGACCCTACCACCCCAGAACCTACAACAGCTGCCCCCACTGAGGAGGTCACTGCTACCACAGCAGATGATACTACTCTCTCTGAAGCAAATACTGATGCTGCCACGACTCCTTCTGCACAATCCACACAACCCCTTGAGGCTTCCACACTTGCAGGCTCAGCTGGAACCACCTCTGCTGTTGACAGCAGCACACAACCACCATCTGCTACTACGACTACAGCCAGTATACCTATAACCAGCCTTACTGATCCTTCCCCATAATAAAAGCAATGCCGTGGTACATCTCAAGCATCTTGATAACAGGTAAATCACTGCAGGCAAAGATTTAGATGAAATTCAATAGTGCTCTATATATCTCTAAACACCTTACTTAATAACTAGTTACTCTTGATATGCGTAAGTTTTGATTTTTTGCAATTCTatgaaagagagcagagagtCTCTCATTTTTGTATACAGGATACAGAGGTATGAACTGGTTCAAATTCAGAACACATGGTGGAAAAAACAGGAATAGAATCCACATATCTTAATACTTAAACCAATAGTCAGAAAGCTTAGAACTCTAGAATTAACCCCAACAGACAGTTTAGTAGGCAGCTGAATCACAatcactttgtttctttttcaaactaAAGATTACTCAGCTCTAACACTCTAgtactatacatttttaaataaaattcttgggGAGTGAAGGGGCGCGTGATGAGGTTATGATGTAAAAACACCCAAACGGTATTTCAGGAAGGAAAACTGACAAGTATATAAGCTCAAACACAAGAATGAGTATCACAATCAATTTATTGTAAATACATGAACTTCAGCGGACTATAGCATAAGTGTCACCTCAGTTAAGTTCAGATGGAAATGAGGAAATATGGCTACGATTAATAAGGAAAAtccatggagaagaaaaaaattagaaaaatttataaaataaacttttatcaaAATATAACAGTGAAACAACTAGTCTAGATTAGATGATCTAAAACTCTAAGATACAAGGAGCCTATCTAAGACTAtctcagagaaagaaatgatgaaacaCATAATATCAAATTTTTGTATAAAGGTTTTTGATCTTGGGGGGgcgtttacaatttttttaaaggtggatgAAAGCATTCTAGGTTGTTATAATGATGAAATAAGATTTAAACATAGCAAGTAGCTATGCTTTAAACAGAATATCTGActagttacattttattttacaacaGAATCATGAGCtgtcatgaaaataaaagagtGGTACTGGGGCAGGGAAGGGTATATAGactgaaatatatttcatgtaattaATGGAAAACAGCAGTTTTAAACCAACTAGATAATGTTTATAGGACAACAGaaactaattttatatttctcaacATTTTTTCTAGGTCGTAATTTCCCTAAATATTAAACTTCTCATCTTAATTTTTGCCAATATCGCCTCAAGAATTGACTGCAATCCCACTTCAGAAATGAGGCCATTCtagaaattctgtttctttcactcTCACTTCTTCTGTGTGTTCATGTCTACTTCTCAGCTTTTGTTCAATAAATCCTTTTGAAAATCATTTGTTCCCTGCACATATTTGTATCACTCTCACATgtttggaaatgaatgaaaagattaaTATGCCTGTCCCTCTAAGAAAGATTCCAATAATgagcaataataaaatataaggtgGATCAAGACCTTAATGTTCCCCTCAGCTTGACTAAATTTTAGACAGGCTTCTTCCTGACTCCAGACCCCTGGAGTCTTAGAACATCTCTTTAGAAACCGTGCagttgtaaattctttctctttctctttgagatgtaaatgtttttaaaagcctctttCCAGCTTTACAACCGAGAAATACCTTTCTTAAGGACCTAGGAGCCAAGGAAGATACTGCCTctatctcccagtctctgtgggaggGTAGGATCCTATTTCGATCAGCACCGACTAGCACATACATAGTGTCTAAATCACAgtaaaacatttgcaaactcaAGAATTACATAATTTGCTCTACACATCCATTTATCAACATCCTTATAACATCCACTAGCTCATCCCAGCCCTAAAAAACCTCTCACCTTTTGTTTCTGCAGAGTTCAATATTTAAATAGTATTGAATGAAGACTTCCTTGCCTGTTTGACATTGTCCTGCAGTTTTTACTTTGACAAGGTAAAAGTGTAGAATGCAGAAACTATAAACAAAGTTTGGATTAAAACTTCCATCAATCAAACTCCACAAgacataaaaggaatgaaaaacaggGTCAGGCCCACTAACATAATCTGAAATGTCTTTTCACATTATGCCTACTTTTAAGaccatcaaaaaatatatattaaattttagagACCAAGAAATTCTGAATTTGTAAGTATaataaacatacttttaaatgtaTAGCTGATTTTGAAAGAAAGTAATAATAAGGGAAACCCttacaatacaaaaataaaatgaaaataaaatccagggaGGAGATGTGCACGGACTCTGAGGATGCCCTCAAGGGCGTGGCTGGTCTTGGTAACCCAAGGGCTTGAATTTTGAAACCTAGATGAAGACAAAAGAACGAGCGTTGAGCCCACTGCAGACAAATAGTTGGAAATAAGTCTCTCCACATAAACCTGGGACTCTCAGGAAGCCACGTCCTTTAAATGGATTCAAAACATTTTGATCACTGGTAGAGGGAATTGAAAAACAATCCGCTGTACCCGCCTGAGtctaaaagatgaaagagaatttaagaGACAGTGGACATAGTCTGAAATTACCTGTTTCCCTTCCAATAACGTAATAAAGAcaaaggaacagaggcaatatTCAAAGACACAAGGCCTGAGAACCAGTCATATCATTCGCAGTTTTATCAAAATAACAAACACgtagatatttttataaaacaaagaacatgCGTAAATCTGGAGCTACTCTTCCCCTTGAGCACCATCTAGTACAGATTTTCCTTGACTTACGACAGGGTTATGTTCTGATAAAACCATCTTAAGTTGAAAACATCATAAGTTGAAAAAATCGTTTCATACACCAAACCCACCAGACATCAGAGCTTAGCCTAGATGACCTGAAACACGTGCACAGCTCCTACAGTAGCCCACagctgggcaaaatcatctaaacAAAGCCTATCTGTAATGAAGTTGAACAGCTCACATAATTTATtgaaaaggaaagtgaaacaCAGAATGGTTGTAAGTTCATCGGTTGTTTACCCTTGGGATTGGACAGCTGACTCGGAGCTGCGCCCCGCCGCTGCCCAGCATCAGGAGAGCATCACGCTGTATATTGCTAAGCCAgggaaagatcaaaattcaaatacAGATTCTACTGAATATGTATCAGTTTTGTACCATCATGAAATTGAATAACCGTACGGAGAACATCACAAGTCAAAGTCCATGTATGCTAATCACTCTAGTGAATCCATTAGATTAGGCCTGACCCAGGGACACCCTCTTCACAAATAGACCAACAGCCCAGGAATGGCCATCCTGGAGGCGTTAGCATTGCCCAGCTTGTCTATGTATGTAAAGTACCTTGAGGTTACCATTTACACTccaaaacagtaacaacaatagCTGACAATTACTGAGCAAAAATAGGTCCCAAGCATTTTACATACTCATCAAATGAATATTGGGTATTggatgtaagtgatgaatcactaaattctgcacctgaaactaatattacactgtatgttaactaactggaatttaaataaaaacttgaaaaagaaaaaaaaaaaactttcagcaGATCTTAGTAACAACTCTGTGAGGTTGGTTCTATTGTTAGGCCTTTTTTTACATACAAGAAAATTGAAGCTTGGGGAGTTTAAGCGTTTGCTCAAGATCGAACAGCTTAGAAGTGGTGGATCTagcatttataaaattacatctagatttaacataaaataaatgaagcttggggcacctgggcagctcagctggttaagtggctgactggTGGTTTCTCTCACTCTCGCTGTCGCTCTTGCTCTGtctgtgtaaaataaacaaataaatcttttaaaaaaaaatgaagattaacaCAAAACTAATTTAATTGCAGATAACATCTTTGGCCTAGAAAAGCTGGCTCAAAGGACATGAAGAAGTTGgatccccaccgcccccacccccggcaaaagaaataagcatataggggcacctgagtggcttagtccttaagcatctgccttcagctcagatcatgatcccggggtcctgggatagagctccacatcaggccatctgctcagtgggaatctgcttttctctctccctgctgatccccctgcttgtactctctctctctctcattctgtcaaataaataaataaaatcttttaaagaaataaagaagccTGTAAACTAAGGTTACTTCTACCACATGATCCATGGCTAGATGGTTCCGAGGGTTATACTGGATACTCAGTACTTTCATTCCAACAAAGGACCTAAAAAGACAGCTTAATGTAAAAGAAAGTacttcaggaaaagaaatgacattAGGAAAATACGACTTGGAATTTCCACTTCCTGAAACTCGGACAACATTATCTTTGGAATATCAATACCCAGGGCACCGAGAGATGCTCATCTGACCCCAGAACCTATTCAGTAAAACAGAATGAACTGTTGGTTTTCAGTTTCCTTTAATACACTGAACACACCAAAAATCAGAGCGTAGCCTAGATGACCTTAAACATAAGGAGAACACTTAAGTTAacttgaagggcacctgggtggcttagtcatttaagtgtcagactcttggtttcagtcatgatctcaggggtcatgagatcaagccccacatcaggctgcacactgggcatgaagactgcttaagattcctctctccctctcccctcgcccctttaaaaaataaataataaaaagaaatttaaacataaataaaattagataaaataaatacacttgaggggcacctgggtggctcagtgggttgggcctctgccttcgactcgggtcatgatctcagggtcctgggatcgagccctgtattgggctctctgcttggcagggagcctgcttcctcctctctctctgcctgcgtctctgcctacctgtgatctctgtctgttgaataaataaataaaacctttaaaatttaaaaaaacaaaaacaaaaacaaataaatacacttgaagtataagggcctatttagccagagcagctccatctcAGTTGAACAGCCTATTTTgctgtttatgcagtaaaacttacactgaccctgcccccccacccccccacccccccacccgcaggggacttacttaaaagcaagtctgggaaactagtaaaatatggtcgaccagtcccaggtaacagagcccaaatacaagggcaggtcaggccaggtggagacatccaatcagtggggggcacatactgtctccctagctaccgaggagtgtgggccccgccttttgggtgccttttgggcaccaattctgaccaaggtgataggctagttcaaatagctactatggggtaaattgtaattcaactggtcacctgtgtgtgacctagcatgactgtgcagctttctctgtgtgctgcaatctcattggccacctgcgtgtgggcaggctcaaccacatggcctttgctctataaaagttagtctgtgaggttGGGGGTGGTCACCTTCTCtgtaagaggaggaggaggccccaaacggtcggtttgattctcgatgcttggtgtgaaataaagctttgcttgaccttcgctttgtatcagtctctctccttctaccaCGGACCTATCAGAAGTATGTTGCAACATCTACTTCTAAATTACAGAAATTCACATCTAGCCCTTGTTGCCAGGGACATTTATAAAGGGGGAAGCACAATCACAAGTCACAGTCCAGCTAATGTTTCAAAGGGAGCACACCATGAAACCAGCCACTACTcacataaagaaacagaacatgacAGGCACACAGAACACTCTCATATGCCTCCTTTGTCATTCCTCTTGACAAACAGCAACTGTCCTTCTGACATTcatcttttcatccttttttttttatctgaagcataattaacatatagtgttacattactttcaggtatacaatataatgattcaacagttctatacaattctcagtgctcatcaaatcccctttatcattttattcttgaGCTCCAAATCCCCACTTCTGATTGCTTTATGAACTGAAAGTATTTGTCTAGATACCATGGAAGCATCTCAAATATTACACATTGGAAAGGAATGTGTTATATTTGCCTCCCATAGCCTTCTGTCCTATGGTCTCCATCTCTACCGCGATCTATCATCCACCAGTTGCCCAAGCTACAAATAACAGTATTATCCTCGACTGCTCTTAATCCTCACTGTACTCTATTGATTCTCTCccaattattttgttctttttttataagtgatattttcttttcttgcccttCACAGAGACTTACAACCTCTACTCTAGACTGGGATTAATAGTCTGCAAATTAGTCTTCCtgcttttaatttctctcattcaTCTTCCTCACTATTAAGGCAAGAATGACTGAAATATTCTAGGTACCATGGCAGCATATCATGGCTGGACACAGTGAGTTACAGGGAAAGCAGAAAATGAGTTCTCAAAGGTAATGGGGGATAATATTCTGTAGGACCTTTAAGAgtttagctttatttttagtaAGGTGAATTACGTTACTAGAGGCTTTGAACAGAAGAGTAGCATAATCTGActgatatttaaaagaaacaccATAGCTGCCTATAATAATAACAGAAAGTGGAATCAGAAAACTAGTTAAAATACAAAAGCAGTAATCAAAGTGAGAACTGACTGAAACTTGACCAGTGGCAGTGGTGTTCCTGCTAAAAGTCATGAGgttctagatatattttgaaggcagaGCCATTAATATTTGCCTAAGAACCAGATGTTGGGTATAAAACAGAATGAACCGTCAAGGACGACTCTGACCTAAACAGTGGAATTAATGAGTTACTCTATTAGTTTGcacaggctgccataacaaaatactatagagtagggtagcttaaacaatagaaatttatgttTTCACATTTCTAGAGCTAGAATTCAAATTGATCATTCTGATTACCAATAAGCATTAACAAGCATCTGAACATTGTGATCAAATATGCTTTTCTCTGGGCATAAGAACAAGGAGGATGGAAAGTTATATTTACTCTGAACTGATGTCTTCCAAACAAGTATGATAAAACAAGAGCAGGACAAAGGAGTTAAAAGTATATGAAAGGGAGAGACTTCAGTAATTGTTTATAAAATGTGAACTGGGtaaggagaaaaagtaaagacTCGGAGTAAGGAAGAGTTAAAATTTGGTATGATTCACTGACTGAAGGAATTTAAGAGATTAAATAACTGATAGAATCACAGTAGCAGAGAGAGGCAAgaaagtcagtcttttttttttttttaagattttatttatttatttgacagacagagatcacaagtaagcagagaggcaggcagagagagaggaggaagcaggctccctgctgagcagagagcccaatgcggggctcgatcccaggaccctgagatcatgacctgagccgaaggcagcggcttaacccactgagccacccaggcgccccaagtcagtCATTTTTAACAGGGAATATTAGAAATGGTGTGTTTTAGTTATGGCCATGAGAATGAGTGGTTAAGACAAAATAAACGATAAGTATATAGGAAAAAAGAGTCAAGGAACTGAGAGTTCATTGAAAGGACTGTCTATATAAACACTGAAATCACCAAGAGTTGAGAAAgcagtggtattaaaaaaaaaaaaaaagtaagagtatAAAAAAGTTACAGTGAGCCAAGAGATAAATCTgtgatagttcattttttgtgttAACTTGATGGGGCTAAGGGGTGACCAGATTAAATATTAGTTCTTACTGTGTCTGTGAGATTGTTTCTGAATGAGagtagcatttgaatcagtaaaCTAGTAAGGCAGATCATCCTTCCCAATGTATCGATCGTCCAATCCTTGGAAGGcctaaatagaagaaaaaaggtgGAGCAGAAGGAATTTTCCCCTTTATGCTTCCTGCCGCTGACTAGAGTTGGGACACTGATTCTCTCCTGTACTTGGATGAGGTTATATACCATTAATTATCCTGATTTTCAGGCCTTGGTCTTGGAATGGAATTACACCTCCGGCTTTCCTGAATCACTACAATGGAGATGGCAGATCACaagacttctcagcctccataatcatgtgaaccAATTCCTCATAGTAAATCTCCCTGTATACAGGGagattcattatatatatatatataggttctCTTTCTCTAGAGAACCAAGATGAATACAAAATCTTACAGGAAGAGGGGAAGTGAGTTCAGTGTCACTATATGACTAATTGCATAATGTATGAGAGGTGTATAATGATGTAAGAATCTAGGCTGGTGAAAGTTTGAAAAGAGACACAAAATGTTTGGAGCATCAATAAGGAGCAAGGGAGATTCCTAATTCACCTCTGAGTTCAAAGGTACAAGGgatatgaaaaagcaaagaagcaagacttaaaataataataagtaaatccATGTCTTCAGGTTGGGGAAGCTACGTTGAATACCATAAAGGATGAAGGGCACAGTAAGATTAGTCTTCATGATCTCAAGCCAGATGTGTTGAGTTTCAGACTAGAAAGGGGCTAAAGACTTACAGCTTGAATTCACTCCTATATATTCAGATTTTAAGGCCCAAAAAGGGCCAGTCTTATGAGACTTAACCTTGAGCCCCATGAATGTAGTGACATGAGGAAGGGAAGATATCCTTACTTCCGAGTTCCTAGGACTTCCTCTAGATCTCTGCTGATTCTACTCTTATCGCAGGCCATAGATGCAAAGGAGAAGTACGGAAATCAGACATTCTCTTTTCTTAACCCCAATCGCTCCTGAGAATTCTCATTTCTGTGCCattgttcataattttttgtATACCGAATAAGTACCCCCCAACCCAAATCTAGTCTCCAAATACCCACACTTCAAGcgaaaaacttttcaaaaattcatttcttctctaCTGAAACCCCAAAATTATAGTGCTTTGATTATGTAACTCATAGGCCAGATTTTGCCTATCTTGCTTCCCATTACGTCACTCAGGGCCTGGAGCTAAAGTTAACAAGCACTCAATTAATacttgaatgaacaaataaatggcaCTAAATATGGTTATGATATACATTCTTTTCCTCCTAGAATAGATTATAATTTCTTTGAGAATCAGTGTTATATCTTCTACTTCTGTTTTTCCACCAGTGCCTTTCACACTCAGTAATACTTGCTGAATTGATATGCGTCCTCATCCATTAAACATATGGTGCTGATAAGCTTGTAAGTCAGTAAAGGAAAACAAG
Coding sequences:
- the LOC125094193 gene encoding mucin-19-like yields the protein MSTSVAPTSTSATATKGSDATTRTPETLAATTVQVTSTTNSATDAASTTAPAPDFTTESSEAEANTAEDATLPATAGSTTQVATTTLANTPPATVATTATATTPTHVGTTSATPPITLGIGATSTGATSSSPSATTTLASATTEILRTSATASSSVTTTASPGATTTAAPSSATTVAPSSTTTSAPGTATVAASSSAIPPVAETTTEPADDITTEATSPVSEEVTETADDTTTAAATTTSPNGVATGATDSTTPETNFSLTATTTAGSSNPTSGGTITTKTAAASSTPGLDVTTNGPVTTSATSITTAAAGTTIAGATTSTPVTSASTAEPAVLTSVGETTTQASGATTPEDEATTEPTEDTTTEAPTTAPVDAITPTANPTSSPAESTSPAVSTTASATTTVSGVATSTTTAASTTPGVDATTSATTLPSVTGTTSPSGATTTVPSAPSTTESGVLTNSEATTQTPDATTPGEEATAEPTEDTTTEAATTAPADATTPTANPTSSPVESTPPAVSTTASATTTITGEATSTTIAASTTPGVDATTSATTSSSVTGTTSPSGATTTVPSAPSTTESGTLTNSEATTQTPDATTPGEEATTEPTEDTTTEAATTAPADATTPTANPTSSPVESTPPAVSTTASATTTITGEATSTTTAASTAPGVDATTSATTSSSVTGTTSPSGATTTVPSAPSTTESGILTNSEATTQTPDATTLGDKTTTVSADRTTAATTAPAEGATTRSGDSTTLEASTTSVATTESGTLTNSEATTQTPDATTPGEEATTEPTEDTTTEAATTAPADATTPTANPTSSPVESTPPAVSTTASATTTITGEATSTTTAASTAPGVDATTSATTSSSVTGTTSPSGATTTVPSAPSTTESGVLTNSEATTQIPDATTLGDKTTTVSADRTTAATTAPAEGATTRSGDSTTLEASTTSVATTATVTSSATTTPIAASVATDATTTASMSVAVTTTPAEPASSTIEAASPGEEDTTESLGTAASTTPSGSTSTTVSEDLTTVLDPTTPEPTTAAPTEEVTATTADDTTLSEANTDAATTPSAQSTQPLEASTLAGSAGTTSAVDSSTQPPSATTTTASIPITSLTDPSP